From Actinomyces slackii, a single genomic window includes:
- a CDS encoding catalase has product MSEKPINPGDDSGSTMLNGAPAASDRQSVTLGPDGPLLLHDHHLVNSLAHFNRENIPDRKPHAKGAGAFGELVITQDISRYTKAALFQPGARTRALLRFSTVAGEAGSPDTWRDVRGFALKFYTTEGNWDLVGNNTPIFFLRDPMKFPHFIRSQKRLGDKGLRDQTMQWDFWTLSPETAHQVTYLMGDRGLPRTWRHMNGYGSHTYMLINEAGERFWTKFHFHTNQGVENWSGQDAEEIAGQDADFHRRDLFEAIERGDYPSWTLSIQVMPYEEAKTYRINPFDLTKTWPHADYPLIEVGTLTLNENPENFFAQIDQASFAPSNIVPGIGFSPDRMLLARVFAYADAQRARLGVNHDQIPVNQPLPEVREASNTYTFDGPMRYFHSGAQPTYAANSAGRPYADEQGRLESGWEADGEMVLAAQTLREDDDDFSQAGILVREVFTEAQRQRLVDTVAGGLAQIERPEVLERALWYWRSVDEGVGARIEETVARLTGQAADSAAERTPLREGDSA; this is encoded by the coding sequence ATGTCAGAGAAGCCAATCAATCCGGGTGATGACTCCGGGTCGACCATGCTCAACGGGGCGCCCGCGGCCAGCGATCGCCAGAGCGTCACGCTGGGGCCCGATGGCCCGCTGCTCCTTCACGACCACCACCTGGTCAACTCTCTGGCTCATTTCAATCGGGAGAACATCCCCGACCGCAAGCCCCACGCCAAGGGAGCGGGAGCCTTCGGCGAGCTGGTCATCACCCAGGACATCAGCAGGTACACCAAGGCCGCCCTCTTCCAGCCCGGGGCTCGCACCCGCGCCCTGCTGCGCTTCTCCACCGTCGCCGGTGAGGCCGGCTCCCCGGACACCTGGCGCGATGTGCGCGGGTTCGCCCTGAAGTTCTACACCACCGAGGGCAACTGGGACCTGGTGGGCAACAACACCCCCATCTTCTTCCTGCGCGATCCCATGAAGTTCCCCCACTTCATCCGCAGCCAGAAGCGACTGGGGGACAAGGGCCTGCGCGACCAGACCATGCAGTGGGACTTCTGGACCCTGTCCCCGGAGACCGCTCACCAGGTCACCTACCTCATGGGCGATCGGGGCCTGCCGCGCACCTGGCGGCACATGAACGGCTACGGCTCCCACACCTACATGCTCATCAACGAGGCCGGGGAGCGCTTCTGGACCAAGTTCCACTTCCACACCAACCAGGGCGTGGAGAACTGGTCGGGCCAGGACGCCGAGGAGATCGCCGGTCAGGACGCCGACTTCCACCGTCGCGATCTGTTCGAGGCCATCGAGCGCGGGGACTACCCCAGTTGGACCCTGTCCATTCAGGTCATGCCCTATGAGGAGGCCAAGACCTACCGGATCAACCCCTTCGATCTGACCAAGACCTGGCCCCACGCCGACTACCCGCTCATCGAGGTCGGCACCCTGACCCTCAACGAGAACCCGGAGAACTTCTTCGCCCAGATCGACCAGGCGAGCTTCGCCCCCTCGAATATCGTCCCGGGCATCGGCTTCTCCCCGGACCGCATGCTGCTGGCCCGAGTCTTCGCCTACGCCGACGCCCAGCGCGCCCGGCTGGGGGTCAATCACGATCAGATCCCCGTCAACCAGCCGCTGCCCGAGGTGCGCGAGGCCTCCAACACCTACACCTTCGATGGGCCCATGCGCTACTTCCACTCCGGCGCCCAGCCCACCTACGCCGCGAACTCGGCAGGGCGGCCCTACGCCGATGAGCAGGGCCGCCTGGAGAGCGGATGGGAGGCTGACGGGGAGATGGTCCTGGCCGCCCAGACCCTGCGCGAGGATGACGACGACTTCTCCCAGGCCGGGATCCTCGTGCGCGAGGTCTTCACCGAGGCCCAGCGCCAGCGACTGGTCGACACCGTCGCGGGCGGCCTGGCGCAGATCGAGCGCCCCGAGGTGCTTGAGCGCGCCCTGTGGTACTGGAGGAGCGTGGACGAGGGGGTGGGGGCCCGTATCGAGGAGACCGTGGCCCGCCTCACCGGCCAGGCCGCAGACTCAGCCGCGGAGCGCACGCCGCTGCGCGAGGGCGACTCCGCCT
- a CDS encoding polyribonucleotide nucleotidyltransferase yields the protein MFIDDPEVTAAEAVIDNGSFGKRVVRFETGRLAKQAAGSAMAYLDGETAILSATTVGKHPKDQFDFFPLTVDVEERQYAAGRIPGSFFRREGRAGTAAILACRLIDRPLRPSFVKGLRNEVQVVETVLAIHPDDDYDVLAINAASMSTQIAGLPFSGPVAGTRIALIDGQWVAFPRHSEQRRATFQMVVAGRVLDSGDVAIMMVEAGATEGAWDLIAAGAVAPTEAVVAEGLEAAKPHIKALCQAQMEVAASASKPTAEFPLYLDYSDEQYDAVEKAAADKGLAAAIATEGKQERDLAVDAVREEVLASLAEAFPAEEDDKALKAAFRSVTKQLVRRRTLTEGVRMDGRGLKDIRTLAAEVEVLPRVHGSAIFERGETQILGVTTLNMLRMEQQVDDLSPVTHKRYMHNYNFPPFSTGETGRVGAPKRREIGHGNLAERALVPVLPSREDFPYAIRQVSEALGSNGSTSMGSVCASTLSLLNAGVPLRAPVAGIAMGLMHDEIDGETRWATLTDILGSEDAFGDMDFKVAGTRDFITALQLDTKLDGLPSEVLAGALGQARDARLFILDVLAQAIDAPDEMAPTAPRVLTVRIPVDKIGEVIGPKGKMINQIQEDTGADLTVEDDGTVYIGASDGPSAEAARDAVNAIANPQMPEIGECFVGTVVKTTTFGAFVALSPGKDGLLHISQIRRLVGGKRVENVEDVLAVGDKVQVELAEIDQRGKLSLHAVLSEEQLAAEAEGETARKAARFSERGERRERGEAEGERRERRPRRRRLRTAEEERED from the coding sequence ATGTTCATTGATGACCCCGAGGTCACCGCCGCAGAGGCAGTGATCGACAACGGCTCCTTCGGCAAGCGCGTGGTGCGCTTCGAGACGGGCCGTCTGGCCAAGCAGGCCGCTGGAAGCGCCATGGCCTACCTCGATGGCGAGACCGCCATCCTGTCCGCCACCACTGTGGGCAAGCACCCCAAGGACCAGTTCGACTTCTTCCCGCTGACCGTTGACGTCGAGGAGCGCCAGTACGCCGCCGGGCGCATTCCCGGCTCCTTCTTCCGCCGCGAGGGTCGCGCGGGAACCGCGGCCATCCTCGCCTGCCGCCTCATCGACCGCCCGCTGCGCCCCTCCTTCGTCAAGGGCCTGCGCAATGAGGTCCAGGTCGTTGAGACGGTTCTGGCCATCCACCCCGATGACGACTACGACGTGCTGGCCATCAACGCGGCCTCCATGTCCACCCAGATCGCCGGACTGCCCTTCTCCGGGCCGGTGGCCGGCACCCGCATCGCCTTGATCGACGGGCAGTGGGTCGCCTTCCCCCGCCACTCCGAGCAGCGCCGCGCCACCTTCCAGATGGTGGTGGCCGGTCGCGTCCTGGACTCCGGGGACGTGGCCATCATGATGGTCGAGGCCGGGGCCACCGAGGGCGCCTGGGATCTCATCGCCGCCGGCGCCGTGGCCCCCACCGAGGCCGTGGTCGCCGAGGGCCTGGAGGCCGCCAAGCCCCACATCAAGGCGCTGTGCCAGGCTCAGATGGAGGTGGCCGCCTCCGCCTCCAAGCCCACCGCGGAGTTCCCCCTCTACCTGGACTACTCCGATGAGCAGTACGACGCCGTGGAGAAGGCGGCCGCGGACAAGGGCCTGGCCGCCGCCATCGCCACCGAGGGCAAGCAGGAGCGCGACCTGGCCGTGGACGCGGTGCGCGAGGAGGTCCTGGCCTCGCTGGCCGAGGCCTTCCCCGCCGAGGAGGACGACAAGGCCCTCAAGGCCGCCTTCCGCTCGGTGACCAAGCAGCTGGTGCGCCGTCGCACCCTGACCGAGGGCGTGCGCATGGACGGGCGCGGGCTCAAGGACATCCGCACCCTGGCCGCCGAGGTCGAGGTCCTGCCCCGTGTGCACGGCTCGGCCATCTTCGAGCGCGGCGAGACCCAGATCCTGGGCGTGACCACCCTGAACATGCTGCGCATGGAGCAGCAGGTCGACGACCTGTCGCCGGTCACGCACAAGCGCTACATGCACAACTACAACTTCCCGCCCTTCTCCACCGGTGAGACCGGACGAGTGGGCGCCCCCAAGCGCCGGGAGATCGGGCACGGCAACCTGGCCGAGCGTGCCCTGGTGCCCGTCCTTCCCAGCCGGGAGGACTTCCCCTACGCCATCCGCCAGGTCTCCGAGGCCCTGGGCTCCAACGGCTCGACCTCCATGGGCTCGGTGTGCGCCTCGACCCTGTCCCTGCTCAACGCGGGAGTGCCCCTGCGCGCCCCTGTGGCGGGCATCGCCATGGGCCTCATGCACGATGAGATCGACGGCGAGACGAGGTGGGCCACGCTGACGGACATCCTGGGCTCCGAGGACGCCTTCGGCGACATGGACTTCAAGGTGGCCGGAACCCGTGACTTCATCACGGCCCTGCAGCTGGACACCAAGCTCGACGGCCTGCCCTCCGAGGTCCTGGCCGGCGCGCTGGGCCAGGCGCGTGACGCCCGTCTGTTCATCCTCGACGTCCTGGCGCAGGCCATCGATGCCCCTGATGAGATGGCTCCCACCGCGCCGCGCGTGCTGACGGTCCGCATCCCGGTGGACAAGATCGGCGAGGTCATCGGCCCCAAGGGCAAGATGATCAACCAGATCCAGGAGGACACCGGCGCGGACCTGACCGTGGAGGACGACGGCACCGTCTACATCGGCGCCTCCGACGGCCCCTCGGCCGAGGCCGCCCGCGACGCCGTCAACGCCATCGCCAACCCGCAGATGCCCGAGATCGGCGAGTGCTTCGTGGGCACCGTGGTCAAGACCACGACCTTCGGCGCCTTCGTGGCCCTGTCCCCGGGCAAGGACGGTCTGCTCCACATCTCCCAGATCCGCCGGCTGGTCGGCGGCAAGCGGGTGGAGAACGTCGAGGACGTCCTGGCCGTGGGGGACAAGGTCCAGGTCGAGCTCGCCGAGATCGACCAGCGGGGCAAGCTCTCGCTGCACGCGGTCCTGTCCGAGGAGCAGCTCGCCGCCGAGGCCGAGGGCGAGACCGCCCGCAAGGCCGCCCGCTTCTCCGAGCGCGGCGAGCGCCGTGAGCGCGGCGAGGCCGAGGGCGAGCGCCGTGAGCGCCGTCCGCGTCGTCGCCGCCTGCGCACGGCTGAGGAGGAGCGCGAGGACTGA
- the rpsO gene encoding 30S ribosomal protein S15 yields MSVTPQRKQEIIAEYATHEGDTGSPEVQVAVLTERISNLTEHFKGHTHDHHSRRGLYLLIGKRRRLLDYLMKEDIERYRSLIARLGIRR; encoded by the coding sequence ATGTCGGTCACCCCGCAGCGAAAGCAGGAGATCATCGCCGAGTACGCCACGCACGAGGGTGACACGGGCTCTCCGGAGGTGCAGGTCGCAGTCCTGACCGAGCGCATCTCCAACCTCACCGAGCACTTCAAGGGCCACACCCACGACCACCACTCGCGCCGTGGCCTCTACCTGCTCATCGGCAAGCGCCGTCGCCTCCTGGACTACCTCATGAAGGAGGACATCGAGCGCTACCGCTCCCTCATCGCGCGCCTGGGCATCCGCCGCTGA
- a CDS encoding bifunctional riboflavin kinase/FAD synthetase has product MEVWYGAEQVPASLSEPGGPGAVVTIGIFDGVHRGHQAILERVVERARQWRPGPAPLAVAVTFDPHPRLVHRPQEDLPLVTSLTDRLVSLEALGLDAVLVIAYDLDFAAQSPEEFVRTWLAGLLGARAIVVGDDVRFGRDNAGDAASLEEIGRQCGMDVEILTAVSSQQGRRWSSTWIRQCLSRGEVRQACEILGRPHRLRGTVVHGLRRGRELGFPTANLEAATAGVVPPDGVYAGWLVRNGAVGGLQERLPAAISIGTNPTFDDVPRRTVEAHVLGRADLNLYGEEVGIELVEHLRPMLAFDGLEPLLERMRIDIEQTAAILGVPVPGPIDPEEVTAQ; this is encoded by the coding sequence GTGGAGGTCTGGTACGGCGCCGAGCAGGTGCCCGCGAGCCTGAGTGAGCCCGGTGGCCCGGGCGCCGTGGTGACCATCGGCATCTTCGACGGCGTCCACCGCGGGCATCAGGCGATCCTGGAGCGCGTGGTGGAGCGCGCTCGTCAGTGGCGGCCCGGGCCGGCGCCGCTGGCCGTCGCGGTCACCTTCGACCCGCATCCCCGCCTCGTCCACCGCCCCCAGGAGGATCTGCCGCTGGTGACCTCCCTGACCGATCGCCTGGTCTCCCTGGAGGCCCTGGGCCTGGACGCCGTCCTGGTGATCGCCTATGACCTGGACTTCGCCGCCCAGAGCCCCGAGGAGTTCGTGAGGACCTGGCTGGCGGGCCTGCTGGGGGCGCGCGCGATCGTCGTGGGCGATGACGTGCGCTTCGGGCGCGACAATGCCGGTGATGCCGCCAGCCTGGAGGAGATCGGCCGGCAGTGCGGCATGGATGTCGAGATCCTCACCGCGGTGAGCTCCCAGCAGGGCAGGCGCTGGTCCTCGACCTGGATCCGCCAGTGCCTGAGCCGCGGCGAGGTGCGCCAGGCCTGCGAGATCCTCGGGCGCCCCCACCGCCTGCGCGGAACCGTGGTCCACGGATTGCGCCGCGGGCGGGAGCTCGGCTTCCCCACCGCCAATCTCGAGGCCGCCACGGCCGGCGTCGTCCCGCCCGACGGCGTCTACGCCGGCTGGCTCGTGCGCAACGGGGCGGTGGGGGGCCTCCAGGAGCGCCTGCCCGCCGCGATCTCCATCGGCACCAATCCCACCTTCGACGACGTCCCCCGGCGCACCGTCGAGGCTCATGTGCTGGGGCGCGCCGATCTCAACCTCTACGGCGAGGAGGTGGGCATCGAGCTGGTCGAGCACCTGCGGCCCATGCTCGCCTTCGACGGACTGGAGCCCCTGCTGGAGCGGATGCGCATCGATATCGAGCAGACCGCCGCCATCCTGGGCGTCCCGGTCCCCGGTCCCATCGACCCCGAGGAGGTCACCGCCCAGTAG
- a CDS encoding TetR/AcrR family transcriptional regulator encodes MPPTAKRVSKPASQRRTEILDAAHSLFITKGIQATSVEDILTEVGIAKGTLYYHFSSKDDILRSLVERTTARVSAQAQAVADSPMPAIPKFLAVMAAARAEDSEIALAAELHTTGHDEFHLMSILGTIRALTPILVGVVEEGIAEGSFTTDHPREVIEIILTAAGMLLDTGIFIGEEDQIPRRTAGLIHAAEVLLGTQPGALAQAMEGVEGIEGMQGMEGSA; translated from the coding sequence ATGCCACCAACCGCCAAGCGAGTCTCCAAGCCGGCCTCCCAGCGCCGCACCGAGATCCTCGACGCCGCCCATAGCCTGTTCATCACCAAGGGCATCCAGGCCACCTCGGTGGAGGACATCCTGACGGAGGTGGGCATCGCCAAGGGCACGCTCTACTACCACTTCTCCTCCAAGGACGACATCCTGCGCAGCCTGGTCGAGCGCACCACTGCACGCGTCTCGGCCCAGGCCCAGGCCGTCGCCGACTCCCCGATGCCGGCCATCCCCAAGTTCCTGGCGGTCATGGCCGCGGCCCGGGCGGAGGACTCCGAGATCGCCCTGGCCGCCGAGCTCCACACCACCGGCCACGACGAATTCCATCTCATGTCGATCCTGGGCACGATCCGCGCCCTGACCCCGATCCTGGTCGGGGTGGTCGAGGAGGGGATCGCCGAGGGCTCCTTCACCACCGACCACCCCCGGGAGGTCATCGAGATCATCCTCACCGCCGCCGGGATGCTCCTGGACACCGGCATCTTCATCGGCGAGGAGGACCAGATCCCCCGGCGCACCGCGGGCCTCATCCACGCCGCCGAGGTCCTGCTGGGCACCCAGCCCGGGGCGCTGGCCCAGGCCATGGAGGGCGTGGAGGGCATCGAGGGCATGCAGGGCATGGAGGGCTCAGCATGA
- a CDS encoding MFS transporter produces the protein MRHLSILLIGALVNSVGSGLTAFGLAIFAYEAYGTASAVALVQLCAFAPIILLAPAAGALADRFDRRLMMLIGDGGSVVGLAVIMIALSSPEPRLSHILAGVVISSCLAALTEPALRASVSDLVEPKDHVRSAGLLQAAGSARYLLSPIAAGALLPQVGLPGLLIIDAATCLVTAGCSGAVMRAVGRRAASVTGSASITDQLLGGWRAVRGDRAVRALVGLMTVMTLLIGMLQVLLKPIVLPYVDAAAMGRIETLAAAGILVGAASVAALAKAQPTALLIIGTAATGAAMIGLALRPWPWWVALCGFAVFASLALCQAGADALVRRAIPQDHQARAWGTISLITQTGYILAYLSAGPLADGVLSPLLARDGALSPGLAGVIGTGPGRGAAALVALAGVATLALAGVLARRRHDLSAHSPTPPGARRSTSHCPNDAAPGSARMEAWSC, from the coding sequence ATGAGGCACCTGTCCATCCTGCTGATCGGCGCACTGGTCAACTCCGTGGGATCAGGGCTGACCGCCTTCGGCCTGGCCATCTTCGCCTACGAGGCCTACGGCACCGCCTCAGCGGTCGCCCTGGTCCAGCTGTGCGCCTTCGCCCCGATCATCCTGCTGGCCCCCGCGGCCGGGGCCCTGGCCGACCGCTTCGACCGCCGCCTCATGATGCTCATCGGCGATGGCGGCTCCGTGGTGGGCCTGGCCGTCATCATGATCGCCCTGAGCAGCCCCGAGCCGCGCCTGAGCCACATCCTGGCCGGAGTCGTCATCTCCTCCTGCCTGGCCGCATTGACCGAGCCCGCGCTGCGCGCCTCGGTGAGCGACCTGGTCGAGCCCAAGGACCATGTGCGCAGCGCCGGCCTCCTGCAGGCCGCCGGATCGGCGCGCTACCTCCTGTCCCCCATCGCGGCCGGAGCCCTGCTCCCCCAGGTGGGACTGCCCGGACTGCTGATCATTGACGCGGCCACCTGCCTGGTCACCGCGGGATGCTCGGGCGCGGTCATGCGCGCCGTGGGTCGCAGGGCCGCGAGCGTCACCGGGTCCGCCAGTATCACCGACCAGCTGCTGGGAGGCTGGCGCGCGGTGAGGGGGGACCGCGCCGTGCGCGCCCTGGTCGGGCTCATGACCGTCATGACCCTGCTCATCGGCATGCTGCAGGTCCTGCTCAAGCCCATCGTGCTGCCGTATGTCGACGCCGCCGCCATGGGGCGCATCGAGACTCTGGCCGCCGCCGGCATCCTGGTGGGGGCGGCATCGGTGGCGGCGCTGGCCAAGGCCCAGCCCACCGCGCTGCTGATCATCGGCACCGCGGCCACCGGGGCGGCCATGATCGGGCTGGCACTGCGGCCCTGGCCCTGGTGGGTGGCGCTGTGCGGATTCGCCGTCTTCGCCTCCCTGGCGCTGTGCCAGGCGGGGGCCGACGCCCTGGTTCGCCGCGCGATCCCGCAGGACCACCAGGCGAGGGCATGGGGGACCATCAGCCTGATCACCCAGACGGGCTACATCCTGGCCTATCTGAGCGCCGGTCCCCTCGCCGACGGCGTGCTCTCCCCGCTGCTCGCCCGTGACGGTGCGCTGTCCCCCGGCCTGGCAGGCGTCATCGGCACAGGGCCCGGGCGCGGGGCCGCCGCCCTCGTGGCGCTGGCGGGAGTGGCCACCCTCGCCCTGGCGGGCGTCCTGGCCCGGCGCCGTCACGACCTGTCCGCCCATTCGCCGACCCCGCCCGGAGCCCGGCGGTCCACATCTCATTGCCCGAACGATGCTGCCCCTGGCAGCGCCAGGATGGAGGCCTGGTCATGCTGA
- a CDS encoding ABC transporter permease produces the protein MLRRLLKADLRRSSAVALTLAALIALAAMLMSAATSLIVDTTAATNRLSQRAKAPDLVQMHSGQADAQAIQAWAESREEVVDHEVIKSLPLPRQELWIGGANQADSYNEPAFVTAPQRIDLLLDEDGDPVHPRPGEIALPIHYSAIGAAQVGDTVVVDTGELRQELKVVAFVRDAQMNAAMVPSKRLVVSPEDFAALEPHIAEPEYFIEFDLTDSARPASVIDAYKAAGLPATGIHVDASMLQLMNAVSTMLIAAVALVVALVLVVVSMLALRYTVLAAIEADLAQIAVLKAIGAPPAQIRRLYLLKYLVLTLVGSVVGYVAGQPLAAALGAPAQLYQGTPPTTVWSVGLPILAVLLLALSVIGHTSMTLRRLGRISVIDALRSGTSASLRHRRHRWRLSRSRRMPVQQWLGLREALRPSNALLLGVLALCTVTMVLPLSVASTLDNPRITTYLGVGQTDLRIDVRPGTQDLKDVEAAVASDSRISRHTTVLRRSYAMRAPDGAWESVLIDIGDHQAFPMQYMTGRGPRSPQEISLSYNQAKAVGAEVGSSVAVQTAGGQRDLTVTGIYQDITNNGLTAKALFDDGAPALWQFIYADAKQDSQQGAIARDLNERLPGVQVTSTAEHSSQLFGATSSQIRVIAALSCVVALGLTFLITVLFAVLVLSRERSQVAVLTALGCTRRAIGGQYLTRFGLITAAGIALGLLASMTLGESAIGLVLASRGAPSFHLLPEPLVVGLVLPGALVLTVLGAICLALRRLSTITLTTSE, from the coding sequence ATGCTGAGACGACTCCTGAAGGCGGACCTGAGGCGCAGCTCCGCTGTCGCCCTGACACTGGCGGCGCTGATCGCCCTGGCCGCCATGCTCATGTCGGCGGCGACATCGCTGATCGTCGATACGACCGCCGCGACCAATCGGCTCTCACAGCGCGCCAAGGCGCCCGACCTGGTGCAGATGCACTCCGGGCAGGCCGATGCCCAGGCGATCCAGGCGTGGGCGGAGTCCCGCGAGGAGGTGGTCGACCACGAGGTCATCAAATCCCTGCCCCTGCCGCGCCAGGAGCTGTGGATCGGTGGGGCCAACCAGGCCGACTCCTACAACGAGCCCGCCTTCGTCACCGCCCCCCAGCGCATCGACCTGCTGCTGGATGAGGACGGCGATCCCGTCCATCCTCGCCCCGGGGAGATCGCGCTGCCGATCCACTACAGCGCGATCGGCGCGGCCCAGGTGGGCGACACCGTGGTCGTCGACACCGGGGAGCTGCGCCAGGAGCTCAAGGTGGTGGCCTTCGTCAGGGACGCCCAGATGAACGCCGCGATGGTCCCCTCCAAGCGCCTAGTGGTCAGTCCTGAGGACTTCGCCGCCCTGGAGCCGCATATCGCCGAGCCGGAGTACTTCATCGAGTTCGATCTGACCGACTCCGCCCGGCCCGCCTCGGTGATCGACGCCTACAAGGCGGCGGGCCTGCCGGCCACGGGCATCCATGTCGATGCCTCGATGCTCCAGCTCATGAATGCCGTGAGCACCATGCTCATCGCGGCCGTGGCGCTGGTCGTGGCGCTCGTCCTGGTGGTGGTGTCCATGCTGGCGCTGCGCTACACGGTGCTGGCCGCCATCGAGGCGGACCTCGCTCAGATCGCGGTTCTCAAGGCGATCGGCGCTCCCCCCGCGCAGATCCGGCGCCTCTACCTGCTCAAGTACCTGGTGCTGACCCTGGTGGGCTCGGTTGTGGGCTACGTGGCCGGCCAGCCGCTGGCCGCCGCCCTGGGCGCCCCGGCCCAGCTCTACCAGGGCACGCCTCCCACCACGGTGTGGAGCGTGGGGCTCCCCATTCTCGCCGTGCTCCTCCTGGCGCTGAGCGTCATCGGCCACACCTCGATGACCCTGAGGCGGCTGGGCAGGATCTCGGTCATCGACGCACTGCGCAGCGGGACCAGCGCCTCGCTGCGACACCGGCGGCATCGGTGGCGCCTGTCGCGCTCGCGCCGCATGCCGGTCCAGCAGTGGCTCGGGCTGCGCGAGGCGCTGCGCCCGTCCAACGCCCTGCTGCTGGGGGTCCTGGCCCTGTGCACCGTCACCATGGTGCTGCCGCTGAGTGTCGCCTCCACCCTGGACAACCCGCGGATCACCACCTACCTGGGCGTGGGCCAGACCGATCTGCGCATCGATGTGCGCCCCGGGACCCAGGACCTGAAGGATGTGGAGGCCGCGGTCGCCTCAGACTCGCGCATCTCCCGGCACACCACGGTGCTGCGCCGCAGCTACGCCATGCGCGCGCCGGATGGGGCATGGGAGTCGGTCCTCATCGATATCGGCGATCACCAGGCCTTCCCCATGCAGTACATGACCGGCAGGGGGCCCCGCTCCCCCCAGGAGATCTCCCTGTCCTACAACCAGGCCAAGGCGGTCGGCGCCGAGGTCGGCTCCAGCGTCGCCGTGCAAACCGCCGGTGGACAGCGCGACCTGACCGTCACGGGGATCTACCAGGACATCACCAACAACGGCCTGACCGCCAAGGCGCTGTTCGACGACGGCGCCCCGGCCCTGTGGCAGTTCATCTATGCCGATGCTAAGCAGGACAGCCAGCAGGGGGCCATCGCCCGTGACCTCAACGAGAGGCTGCCGGGGGTCCAGGTGACCTCGACCGCCGAGCACTCCTCCCAGCTCTTCGGGGCGACCTCCTCCCAGATCCGCGTCATCGCGGCGCTGTCCTGCGTGGTCGCCCTGGGCCTGACATTCCTCATCACGGTGCTCTTCGCGGTCCTCGTCCTGTCCCGGGAGCGGTCTCAGGTGGCCGTCCTGACAGCGCTGGGCTGCACCAGGCGAGCCATCGGCGGGCAGTACCTGACCCGCTTCGGCCTGATCACGGCCGCGGGCATCGCCCTGGGCCTTCTGGCCTCCATGACCCTGGGAGAGTCGGCGATCGGCCTGGTCCTGGCCTCTCGGGGAGCGCCGAGCTTCCACCTGCTTCCCGAGCCGCTCGTGGTGGGCCTGGTCCTGCCCGGCGCGCTGGTCCTGACCGTCCTTGGCGCCATCTGCCTGGCCCTGCGGCGCCTGTCCACCATCACCCTGACCACCAGCGAGTAA
- a CDS encoding ABC transporter ATP-binding protein — protein sequence MSSTAQAPQASPGAPILRARGLTKAYNAPVLEDLDLDIAAGEFVAIMGPSGSGKSTLLHCLSGMTRPSSGSVHLERTDLASLDERRLSELRLSRFGFVFQQAHLMSTLCLLDNVVLPGLLAGRRPRPEVEARGKRLMATMGIGELEGSDITEVSGGQLQRAGICRALINEPEVIFADEPTGALNSTTALQILDLLGQIHASGSTLVMVTHDAQVAARASRVLVLVDGRIVEDLDLGAYQEAQAGQRLEAVSRALQRQSV from the coding sequence ATGAGCAGCACCGCCCAGGCGCCGCAGGCGTCCCCAGGAGCCCCCATTCTTCGGGCTCGGGGACTGACCAAGGCCTATAACGCCCCCGTCCTGGAGGACCTGGACCTGGATATCGCCGCCGGGGAGTTCGTCGCCATCATGGGCCCCTCGGGCTCGGGCAAGTCCACCCTCCTGCACTGCCTGAGCGGCATGACCCGGCCCTCGAGCGGGTCGGTCCACCTGGAGCGCACCGATCTGGCCTCCCTTGATGAGCGCCGGCTCTCCGAGCTGCGCCTGTCGCGCTTCGGCTTCGTCTTCCAGCAGGCCCATCTCATGTCCACGCTGTGCCTGCTGGACAACGTGGTCCTGCCCGGGCTCCTGGCCGGCAGGCGACCTCGCCCCGAGGTCGAGGCCCGGGGCAAGCGGCTCATGGCCACCATGGGGATCGGCGAGCTGGAGGGCAGCGATATCACCGAGGTCTCCGGGGGCCAGCTCCAGCGGGCGGGGATCTGCCGGGCCCTCATCAATGAGCCGGAGGTGATCTTCGCCGATGAGCCCACCGGGGCGCTGAACTCCACCACCGCCCTGCAGATCCTCGACCTGCTCGGGCAGATCCACGCCTCGGGCTCAACCCTGGTCATGGTCACCCACGATGCGCAGGTGGCGGCTCGGGCCAGCCGGGTCCTGGTCCTGGTCGACGGCAGGATCGTCGAGGACCTTGACCTGGGGGCCTACCAGGAGGCCCAGGCCGGCCAGCGCCTGGAGGCCGTCTCCAGGGCCCTGCAGCGCCAGTCGGTGTGA